The Spirochaetae bacterium HGW-Spirochaetae-1 genome has a segment encoding these proteins:
- the lepB gene encoding signal peptidase I — protein MHKKIIRSQKTIERNPSAAFFLSLAFTGAGEMYCGKWPSGFILFLLRTIPLAVLPAYMQINPRPSYLYITTFMLLFSFVISLISPFKAMMMSINKKTIIRKKYNGPAWYIAYILLNLGISIITLAIFFTFISFRQIRSENTSPLISAGDIVIIKKYNPTGFVKGDVLLFQGENGAMPARLIALNGNAVTIRGQDLLVNGHPLKRDALSENEMSGLDAAYTEYLVSEEIDNRRYAVMIDTTRRKQPVKSDSFIVGEGQYFMACDNRLMENPYATIAGSAAESRIEGVLFSPKLKRLFITTFLKNNRP, from the coding sequence ATGCATAAAAAAATTATACGCTCTCAGAAAACAATCGAAAGGAATCCCTCTGCGGCATTCTTCCTCTCTCTCGCGTTCACCGGTGCCGGAGAGATGTATTGCGGCAAATGGCCATCGGGCTTTATTCTTTTCCTTCTCCGCACTATCCCCCTGGCCGTGCTGCCAGCCTATATGCAGATCAATCCCCGGCCCTCATACCTGTATATCACGACATTCATGCTCCTCTTTTCATTCGTGATTTCCCTCATATCACCTTTTAAAGCCATGATGATGTCGATCAATAAAAAAACAATTATCAGGAAAAAGTACAACGGGCCGGCCTGGTATATTGCCTATATCCTTCTTAATCTTGGAATTTCCATCATCACTCTTGCAATTTTCTTCACATTTATTTCTTTCCGCCAAATACGAAGTGAAAACACATCACCCCTCATCTCTGCCGGTGATATCGTCATCATAAAAAAATATAATCCAACCGGCTTTGTTAAAGGAGACGTTCTTCTTTTTCAGGGTGAAAATGGTGCAATGCCGGCGCGGCTGATAGCGCTTAACGGCAATGCCGTTACGATCAGGGGCCAGGACCTGCTGGTAAATGGTCATCCACTGAAACGGGACGCGCTCTCTGAGAATGAAATGTCCGGCCTGGACGCCGCTTATACCGAGTACCTGGTATCGGAAGAAATAGACAACCGCCGATACGCCGTGATGATCGACACCACGAGACGGAAGCAACCCGTGAAGAGCGACTCCTTTATTGTGGGTGAAGGACAATATTTCATGGCCTGCGACAACCGGCTCATGGAAAATCCCTATGCCACTATTGCAGGTTCCGCGGCAGAGAGCAGGATCGAAGGCGTCCTTTTTTCACCGAAACTGAAACGCCTGTTCATCACCACTTTTTTAAAAAATAATCGCCCCTAG
- a CDS encoding MBL fold metallo-hydrolase — translation MKITSQVFQVGGSTQSYSADAAIYLIKDGPVAALIDAGTGGGARRVVDNIRSTGTGPDSIRYLFLTHCHYDHTGGALELQKATGSVIVAHALDAAFLEDGDSETTAASWYGSFMKPVAVDIKVTEGEKQFVLDGLTLNFYHTPGHSPGSSVLTVRSDDQLVLFGQDVHGPLNDVLRSSRKDYIRSLEFLLSLEADILCEGHFGVFFGREEVRNFIESYL, via the coding sequence ATGAAGATCACATCACAGGTGTTCCAGGTGGGAGGTTCCACACAGTCCTATTCGGCTGATGCAGCCATATATCTCATAAAGGATGGCCCCGTCGCGGCCCTCATCGACGCCGGAACGGGCGGCGGCGCACGCAGGGTTGTGGACAATATCAGGTCAACGGGAACCGGTCCTGACTCCATCAGGTATCTCTTTCTGACCCACTGCCATTATGATCATACGGGCGGTGCGCTGGAACTGCAGAAGGCAACGGGCTCTGTCATCGTGGCCCATGCACTGGACGCCGCGTTCCTTGAAGACGGCGATTCCGAAACAACGGCGGCCTCATGGTACGGCTCCTTCATGAAACCCGTTGCCGTTGATATTAAGGTCACGGAAGGCGAAAAACAGTTTGTCCTTGACGGGCTTACTCTGAACTTTTATCATACGCCGGGACATTCACCGGGATCATCGGTATTAACCGTGCGATCCGACGACCAGCTTGTCCTCTTCGGCCAGGATGTTCATGGCCCTCTCAACGATGTCCTCAGATCGAGCAGAAAGGATTATATCAGGTCCCTGGAATTCCTGCTTTCTCTTGAGGCGGATATTCTCTGCGAAGGACATTTCGGTGTCTTCTTCGGAAGAGAAGAAGTACGAAATTTTATCGAATCATATCTGTGA